The genomic region CTGCAAGGACAACAGCCTCGTCTATGTCACCTTCTTCCAGGGCGACAAGCAGGCGATCGTCAAGACCAAGCAGGACGGCTCGCCCACCACGCTGAAGGCCGAGAAGGCCGGCGATCCGCTGGTCGCCGACGGCGGCTGGAAGCTGACCGGCGACCCCAGCCACATCACCCTGACCCAGCCGGGCAAGGGCGAGCAGGCCTGCAAGGCCTGATTTTCCGCAATCATCCAGCTTTCGAGGCCGGCGCACCCGTTGCGCCGGCCTTTTTAATCGGCGGCGCTTGCCTCGCGCCGCGCGGCGCTGCACCTTCGCGCATATGGCGACGATCGCGGTTTACAGCCTGAAGGGTGGCGTCGGGAAAACGACGCTGGCGGCCAACCTCGCATGGTGCGCGGCGGCGAAATCGGCGCGCCGCACCCTGTTGTGGGATCTCGATCCGCAGGCGGCGGCAAGCTGGATGCTCGGTCGCGAGGCGAAGCACGATCGCGCGCAGGCGGCTTTTTCGCGCGAGGTGGACGCGCGCAAGCTGATCCGCCCCACCACCGTCGAGCGGCTCGACCTGCTCCCCGCCGACGCATCGCTACGTGACCTCGACCACCTGCTGCGCGAGATGGACAAGAAGAAGCGGCTGAGCAAGCTGATCGCCGGCCTCGGCGACTACGACCGCGTGATCCTCGATTGCCCGCCCGGCCTCACCGAGACGGCGGAGCAGGTCGCGCGCGCCGCCGACCTGATCGTCATCCCCGTCGTCCCCTCCCCGCTGGCGCAGCGCGCCTATGAGGAGATCGAGCGGCATCTCGGCGGGCGCACGCCCACGCTCCCGGTTCACGCGATGGTCGATCGCCGCCGGCGGATGCACCTGGAGGCCGTCGCCGCCCATCCCGACTGGCCGGTGATCCCGATGGCGAGCGTGGTCGAGGCGTCCGCCGCCGCGCACAAGGCCGTGGGCGAGGTGGCGCCGCGATCGGCGGCGGCCGCCGCTTTCCTCGATATCTGGCAAAGGATCGAGCGACGACTCGCTTCATGAAGTTCGAGCGGCTCGATCCGGCGATGGTGCTCGGGGCCTATTCGGTCGGGGTGTTCCCGATGGCCGACGGCCGCGACGCGCCCGGCGTCTATTGGGTCGAGCCGCGCCGCCGCGCAATCCTGCCGCTCGACGGCTTCCATCTCTCCCGCTCGCTGCGCAAGAAGCTGCTCGCCGACCGCTTCCGCATCACCGCCGACCGCGATTTTCCCGCCGTCATCCGCCTGTGCGCGGAAGCCGCCAGCGACCGGCCGGAGACATGGATCAACCGCTCGATCGAGCATGTCTTCCTGCATCTCCACGAAACCGGCCACGCCCATTCGATCGAATGCTGGGACGGCGAGGAACTGGTCGGCGGCCTTTACGGCCTCGCGCTCGGCCACGCCTTCTTCGGCGAAAGCATGGTGAGCCGCGCGGCCGATGCCTCGAAGATCGCGCTCGCCGCGCTCGTCGCGCGGCTGCGGGCGGGCGGCTTCACCCTGCTCGACTGCCAGTTCATGACCGGGCACCTCGCCTCGCTCGGCGCGGTGGAGATCGACCGGGCCGATTACATGGTGTTGCTGGGCGAGGCGCTCGGGCCGCTCGTCTCCGCGACCGGCGCGTCGTCGGCGCCGTCGCTGGCGTCGGCATCCGCCGCCGCGGCCGATTTCTTCGCGGTCGAGGCGGCGATGACGTCGGTATCCGCGCCTTTCGCCGGGAAGGACATCGTGCAGCTCTTGGCCCAGACGTCATAGACCGGGTGCTGCACCACGTTGAGCGCCGGGCGCTCCTTGAACAGCCAGCCCGAGAAGGCCCGCCGCCACAAATTGTCCGCGCCCTTCACGTCGAGCTGGACGAAGGCGCCGGTCAGTTGCTCCTGCTCCCATGGCGCGGTCTTCTCGCAGGCGCGCAGCCGGACGATCGTGTCGCCGACGCGCAGCGCCTGCCCCGGCTTCATCGTCAGGTCGCGGCTCACGCCGTTGCGCTTGTTGAGGAGGCCGATCACCGCCACGCGCTCCGCCATCGGCGTCGTGCCGGCGTCGGCCGCCTGATCGCTGCCGTCGACCGCCGTCACGCCGTCCGGCGCGGGGCGCGCGGCGGGCACGGCCTGCGACGCGGCGGGGGCGGCTGCGCGGGGCGTCGGCGCGGCATCGGCGAGCCAGTGCCGCCCTTGCCACAGGCCCACGCCGGCCAGCGCGACGACGAGCGCGCCGCCCGCCGCCAGCGCGCGCTTCACGCCTCGGGGCTCCACGCCTCATAATCCCCGGTCGCGGGCGCGCGCTTGCCGCCCTTCTCCAGCGCGCCCGGCGGGCGATAGGCGAGCGCGGTGCCGGTCA from Sphingomonas sp. CL5.1 harbors:
- the aat gene encoding leucyl/phenylalanyl-tRNA--protein transferase, which codes for MKFERLDPAMVLGAYSVGVFPMADGRDAPGVYWVEPRRRAILPLDGFHLSRSLRKKLLADRFRITADRDFPAVIRLCAEAASDRPETWINRSIEHVFLHLHETGHAHSIECWDGEELVGGLYGLALGHAFFGESMVSRAADASKIALAALVARLRAGGFTLLDCQFMTGHLASLGAVEIDRADYMVLLGEALGPLVSATGASSAPSLASASAAAADFFAVEAAMTSVSAPFAGKDIVQLLAQTS
- a CDS encoding ParA family protein; amino-acid sequence: MATIAVYSLKGGVGKTTLAANLAWCAAAKSARRTLLWDLDPQAAASWMLGREAKHDRAQAAFSREVDARKLIRPTTVERLDLLPADASLRDLDHLLREMDKKKRLSKLIAGLGDYDRVILDCPPGLTETAEQVARAADLIVIPVVPSPLAQRAYEEIERHLGGRTPTLPVHAMVDRRRRMHLEAVAAHPDWPVIPMASVVEASAAAHKAVGEVAPRSAAAAAFLDIWQRIERRLAS